Proteins from a single region of Thermovibrio guaymasensis:
- the cdd gene encoding cytidine deaminase codes for MKTVEMVKVAKEVLRNAYAPYSNFRVSAVLFGEDGLFTGVNVENASYGLTVCAERVAVFKAVSEGKRKFEKILVYTPGRENLPYPCGACRQVMAEFFGEDFRVIVANDSEEEQFTLGELLPFNFKR; via the coding sequence GTGAAAACAGTTGAGATGGTTAAGGTGGCAAAAGAGGTCTTGAGGAACGCTTATGCCCCCTACTCAAACTTTAGGGTATCGGCAGTTCTCTTTGGAGAGGACGGCCTATTTACAGGGGTGAACGTTGAAAACGCTTCTTACGGGTTAACAGTATGTGCTGAAAGGGTTGCAGTTTTTAAGGCTGTATCTGAAGGGAAGAGGAAGTTTGAAAAAATCTTGGTTTACACTCCCGGACGGGAAAACCTACCTTACCCTTGTGGAGCCTGTAGGCAGGTTATGGCAGAGTTCTTCGGTGAGGACTTTAGGGTAATCGTTGCAAACGATAGTGAAGAGGAACAGTTTACCTTAGGAGAGCTCCTACCCTTTAACTTCAAACGCTAA
- a CDS encoding response regulator transcription factor translates to MIEVLLVEDDEAIGDLVKYNLEKHGFLVDWVLDGKEALEKLSERKYDIIILDLMLPGVDGLDLCRKVRREGKNRETPIIVLTALGDEDTKVKGFSAGADDYVTKPFSVKELLARIEAVLRRVGYSKKDVLEFEGIVENKKSKTVTVDGKPIYLTKTELQLLEFFLEHPEQLFTREELLENIWGTDHNETTRTVDVYISRLRKKLGEKGKYLKTLPRLGYKLTREG, encoded by the coding sequence ATGATAGAAGTTCTCCTAGTTGAGGACGATGAAGCGATTGGAGATTTAGTCAAGTACAATCTTGAAAAGCACGGTTTCTTGGTTGACTGGGTTCTTGACGGAAAGGAGGCCCTTGAGAAGTTAAGTGAAAGGAAGTACGACATAATAATCCTTGACCTTATGCTTCCGGGAGTTGACGGCCTTGACCTCTGCAGGAAGGTTAGAAGGGAGGGAAAGAACAGGGAAACTCCGATAATAGTGCTAACCGCCCTTGGAGACGAGGATACAAAGGTTAAAGGTTTCTCCGCCGGTGCAGATGACTACGTTACGAAGCCTTTCAGCGTTAAGGAACTCCTTGCAAGGATAGAGGCAGTCTTAAGGAGGGTTGGCTACTCAAAGAAGGACGTTTTAGAGTTTGAGGGAATTGTTGAGAATAAGAAGTCAAAAACCGTAACTGTTGACGGCAAGCCCATTTACCTAACAAAGACGGAGCTCCAGCTCCTTGAGTTCTTCCTTGAACACCCCGAACAGCTCTTTACGAGGGAGGAGCTCCTTGAGAACATCTGGGGAACCGACCACAACGAGACAACAAGGACTGTTGACGTTTACATCAGCCGTCTAAGGAAAAAGCTGGGAGAGAAGGGCAAATACCTAAAGACCCTTCCGAGGTTGGGGTATAAGCTAACGAGGGAAGGTTAA
- the tgt gene encoding tRNA guanosine(34) transglycosylase Tgt: MEFKVLSTCGEARYGKLKGTHGETETPCFMPVGTLGAVKGVTWKNVKEMGYSLVLSNVYHLYLRPGLEVIEEAGGIHSFTGWKDLILTDSGGFQVFSLGSLMKLTEEGVEFCSHLDGSKHFFTPEFVIEFEERIGVDIGMVLDECTPYPATYDYAKHSMERTLRWAKRSIEARTTDRTALFGIVQGGVYEDLRLKCVEEITRLPFEGFAIGGLSVGEPKEEMYRITRLVAPNLPSDKPRYLMGVGTPEDILEAVEAGVDMFDCVMPTRNARNGTLFTSYGKVNIKAAKYKKDFTPLDPNCDCYTCRNFTKAYLRHLYVSREVNSVILNTIHNLHFYAKLMEGIREAIKEGRFAQFKEEFLRKFRGEGS; encoded by the coding sequence TTGGAGTTTAAAGTTCTTTCAACCTGTGGCGAGGCAAGGTACGGGAAACTTAAGGGAACTCACGGGGAGACAGAAACTCCCTGTTTTATGCCTGTCGGGACCCTCGGAGCCGTTAAGGGAGTTACGTGGAAAAACGTAAAGGAAATGGGTTACTCTCTAGTTCTCTCAAACGTTTATCACCTTTACCTAAGACCCGGACTTGAAGTTATTGAGGAGGCTGGAGGGATTCACTCTTTTACAGGCTGGAAAGACTTAATACTGACCGATAGTGGAGGTTTTCAGGTTTTCAGCCTTGGAAGTTTGATGAAGTTAACAGAAGAGGGCGTTGAGTTCTGTTCCCACCTTGACGGAAGTAAACACTTCTTTACCCCAGAGTTCGTAATTGAGTTTGAGGAGAGGATTGGAGTTGATATAGGAATGGTTTTAGACGAGTGTACTCCCTACCCAGCAACCTACGATTACGCAAAGCACTCTATGGAGAGGACCTTAAGGTGGGCTAAAAGGAGCATAGAGGCAAGGACTACAGATAGAACGGCCCTCTTTGGAATAGTCCAAGGAGGAGTTTATGAAGACTTAAGGCTAAAGTGTGTTGAGGAGATAACGAGACTCCCATTTGAAGGATTTGCAATAGGAGGGCTTAGCGTAGGAGAGCCGAAGGAGGAGATGTACAGAATTACCCGCCTGGTAGCTCCCAACCTTCCATCGGATAAGCCCCGCTATTTAATGGGCGTTGGAACTCCCGAAGACATCTTAGAGGCTGTTGAGGCAGGCGTTGATATGTTTGACTGCGTTATGCCTACTAGGAACGCAAGGAACGGAACCCTCTTTACGTCTTACGGAAAAGTTAACATAAAGGCGGCAAAGTATAAAAAGGACTTTACTCCCCTTGATCCAAACTGTGATTGTTATACCTGCAGGAACTTTACAAAGGCCTACCTGAGACACCTCTACGTTAGCCGTGAGGTAAACTCTGTTATTCTAAACACTATCCACAACCTCCACTTTTACGCAAAACTGATGGAAGGGATAAGGGAAGCAATTAAGGAGGGAAGATTTGCTCAGTTTAAGGAGGAGTTTCTGAGGAAGTTTAGGGGAGAGGGAAGTTAA
- a CDS encoding glycosyltransferase, producing MKRALVHDWLLTFGGAERVLEEIYELFKSPIYTLFYDRKALRGTKLEKAEISTPFTNKLPFSKSKYRLYLPLFPFAVEQIDLSDYNTVISSSHAVAKGVLVRSDQLHICYCHTPFRFVWELYHSQFRKLGFLKRFIFQLISHYYRIWDRLSADRVDYFVANSKSVSMRIWKVYRRKAKVIYPPVSVESFEVSEQKEDFYVTVGRLVPYKRIDLIVKAFSEMKNRKLVVIGEGPERERLEKISSGNVRFLGKVPFPVLKEYLKRARAFVFAAEEDFGIAPVEAQACGTPVIAYEKGGTSETVINGKTGILFKKQSTEYIIQAVKEFEKRENNFDPWEIRKNAEKFSKERFKENFLSFVHQKEEEFRLFRRKVGV from the coding sequence GTGAAGAGAGCTCTCGTTCACGACTGGCTTCTAACTTTTGGAGGAGCAGAGAGGGTTCTTGAGGAAATTTACGAGCTCTTTAAATCTCCTATCTATACCTTGTTTTACGATAGAAAAGCTCTTAGAGGTACAAAACTTGAGAAAGCAGAGATATCTACTCCTTTTACAAATAAACTTCCCTTCTCAAAAAGTAAGTACAGGCTTTACCTCCCGCTGTTTCCTTTTGCAGTTGAACAGATAGACCTTTCAGACTACAACACAGTTATATCTTCCTCTCACGCTGTAGCTAAGGGAGTTTTAGTAAGATCCGATCAGCTCCACATCTGTTACTGTCACACTCCGTTTAGGTTTGTTTGGGAGCTCTACCACAGTCAATTTAGGAAACTGGGTTTTTTAAAAAGGTTTATTTTTCAACTAATTTCTCACTACTATCGGATTTGGGATAGGCTATCTGCCGATAGGGTTGACTATTTCGTAGCTAACTCCAAATCAGTATCAATGAGAATATGGAAGGTTTATAGAAGGAAGGCCAAAGTTATCTACCCTCCTGTTAGCGTTGAGAGTTTTGAAGTATCAGAACAAAAAGAAGATTTCTACGTAACAGTTGGAAGGCTAGTTCCTTACAAGCGGATAGACTTGATAGTTAAAGCCTTTTCCGAAATGAAAAATAGAAAACTAGTTGTAATTGGAGAAGGTCCTGAAAGGGAAAGGCTTGAGAAAATTTCTTCTGGAAACGTTAGATTTTTAGGGAAAGTTCCCTTTCCAGTTTTAAAGGAGTACCTTAAAAGGGCAAGAGCCTTTGTTTTTGCTGCTGAAGAGGATTTTGGAATAGCTCCTGTTGAAGCTCAGGCCTGCGGAACTCCGGTAATCGCTTATGAAAAAGGAGGAACAAGCGAAACTGTTATTAACGGTAAAACTGGAATTTTATTTAAGAAACAGAGTACAGAGTATATTATTCAAGCTGTTAAAGAGTTTGAGAAAAGAGAAAATAACTTTGACCCTTGGGAAATAAGGAAGAACGCAGAAAAATTCTCAAAAGAGAGGTTCAAAGAGAACTTTCTATCCTTCGTTCATCAAAAAGAAGAGGAGTTTAGATTATTCAGGAGGAAAGTTGGAGTTTAA